The Thermoflavifilum sp. genome contains a region encoding:
- a CDS encoding chloride channel protein — MSDLHADAGAQAGGTKGQSIPVATSFEGLREAQGKLLAAPRSGLSRRVIYLTLQAIFNAILIGFMAKVMIGLINFFTNLCFYGRFSVAPAAPTNEVMGWLTVLMPVAGGLVVGLMARYGSPGIRGHGIPEAMERILTGRSKVPPILTFLKPLSAAVSIGSGGPFGAEGPIISTGGALGSLAGQIMRITDNERKIMLAAGAAAGMTAIFGSPLASVLLAVELLLFEFSPRSLIPVTLSCATADVMHFILFEQTPIFAMPAIPESSSLALTVYMLMGLVVGVVSAFVSKSVYWVEDLFSKTRIHWMWWPPIGAIVVGVIGYFAPVTMGVGYDNIRELLSGQLGVSMMLTLFLLKYISWFISLGTGTSGGTLAPLFTIGGGLGALMGYGLMHLFPALSLAMPICALVGMAAMFAGATRALLTSIVFVVETTGQLHGLLPVLGACTAAYTVSFFLMKGTILTEKIERRGIHSPDTYEPDILQRVLVKDVIGEATNVLSAYNTIADAKAWIKNNISAASMSCFVVVDAREQFVGIVHRKDIFSHTYPPDTLLANLVQKGACAVLPNDPLSVVVDAMDECQTDVVPVLDPVSKEVIGLITYQNIVAAYHKRREEESLFRRTLWLKRKGIQIVLKGRELLGWERERMKKSSTRTDVQSSE, encoded by the coding sequence ATGTCTGATCTCCATGCTGATGCCGGTGCCCAGGCGGGTGGTACTAAAGGTCAGTCGATACCGGTTGCCACCAGTTTTGAAGGGCTCAGGGAAGCGCAGGGCAAACTATTAGCCGCACCTCGGAGTGGGCTTTCCAGGCGGGTGATTTATCTGACCTTGCAGGCTATTTTCAATGCTATTTTGATTGGTTTTATGGCCAAAGTAATGATTGGGTTGATTAACTTTTTCACCAATCTATGTTTTTATGGCCGGTTTTCTGTTGCGCCTGCAGCACCTACCAATGAGGTGATGGGCTGGTTGACGGTTTTAATGCCTGTGGCGGGTGGATTGGTGGTAGGTTTGATGGCTCGATATGGTTCGCCGGGCATTCGTGGGCATGGCATTCCGGAAGCCATGGAGCGTATCCTCACGGGGCGGAGCAAGGTTCCACCCATCCTCACGTTCTTGAAGCCGCTTTCGGCGGCTGTATCTATCGGCAGTGGCGGACCTTTTGGCGCAGAAGGCCCCATCATTTCTACCGGCGGCGCACTGGGTTCTCTGGCCGGGCAGATCATGCGCATCACCGACAATGAGCGGAAAATTATGCTGGCCGCAGGTGCTGCAGCCGGGATGACAGCTATTTTCGGCAGTCCTCTGGCTTCCGTGTTGCTGGCGGTTGAGCTTTTGTTGTTTGAATTTTCGCCCCGGTCGCTTATCCCCGTAACCCTCAGCTGTGCTACGGCAGATGTGATGCATTTTATTTTGTTTGAACAGACTCCCATTTTCGCCATGCCTGCTATTCCCGAGTCGAGCAGCCTGGCTCTAACGGTATATATGCTCATGGGATTGGTTGTAGGTGTTGTTTCGGCCTTTGTATCCAAAAGCGTTTACTGGGTGGAGGACTTGTTTAGCAAAACCCGGATTCACTGGATGTGGTGGCCACCCATAGGGGCCATAGTAGTGGGTGTGATAGGCTATTTTGCGCCGGTTACCATGGGCGTGGGTTATGATAACATCCGAGAGCTTTTATCGGGGCAACTGGGTGTTTCCATGATGCTTACCCTTTTTCTGTTGAAATACATATCCTGGTTTATTTCCCTGGGCACAGGGACATCCGGGGGCACGCTTGCGCCCTTATTCACGATAGGAGGTGGGCTTGGAGCTTTGATGGGTTATGGATTGATGCACCTGTTCCCTGCATTGTCACTTGCCATGCCTATTTGCGCGCTGGTAGGCATGGCGGCCATGTTTGCCGGGGCTACACGGGCTTTACTTACTTCTATTGTTTTTGTCGTAGAAACCACAGGTCAGCTTCATGGCTTGTTGCCCGTGCTGGGGGCCTGTACGGCTGCTTACACGGTCTCGTTTTTTCTCATGAAAGGCACCATTCTAACCGAAAAAATTGAACGGAGGGGCATCCATTCGCCCGATACGTATGAACCGGATATTTTACAGCGCGTGCTGGTGAAGGATGTGATTGGTGAAGCCACAAATGTATTGAGCGCCTATAACACCATAGCAGATGCCAAAGCATGGATTAAAAACAATATATCTGCTGCCAGTATGAGTTGTTTTGTAGTCGTGGATGCCCGGGAACAATTCGTGGGCATTGTACACAGAAAGGATATATTCAGCCATACTTATCCGCCTGATACCCTTCTGGCTAATCTGGTACAGAAAGGGGCCTGCGCGGTATTACCCAATGACCCGCTCAGCGTAGTGGTGGATGCCATGGATGAATGCCAGACCGATGTGGTTCCCGTGCTGGATCCCGTGAGCAAAGAGGTGATCGGGTTAATTACTTATCAAAATATCGTAGCGGCATATCACAAGCGCAGAGAAGAGGAAAGTTTGTTCAGGCGCACGCTCTGGTTAAAGCGCAAAGGTATTCAGATTGTGCTGAAAGGTAGGGAATTGCTGGGCTGGGAGCGGGAAAGGATGAAAAAAAGTTCTACCCGCACGGATGTACAATCAAGCGAATAA
- the ade gene encoding adenine deaminase translates to MEQAFAISGNIVDVLHRRIFAGTLEIEQGRIVRIREDNTIYGQYICPGFIDAHVHIESSLLIPAEFARLAVVHGTVATLSDPHEIANVLGIAGVEFMLENAAQVPFKFFFGAPSCVPATRFETAGAILDARAVEQLLQRNDIWYLSEMMNYPGVLQHDAEVMRKIALAKQYQKPIDGHAPGLRGIQARQYAEAGISTEHECTTLEEALDKLEAGMHILIREGSAARNFDALIPLLKQFPERIMFCSDDKHPDSLVLGHINQFVKRALSKGHALFDVLRAACLNPIIHYRLPVGKLQVGDPADFIILDNFERLQVLATYVEGKLVAQQGKSLIPSIPSRTPNHFHTPKLKLEDLEVKAPSNTSCTIRVIEAMDGQIVTGAAQAIARLHDGKIVSDTQQDLLKLVVVNRYKPARPAIAFVRGFGLKRGAIASSVAHDSHNLIAVGTQDEMIWKAIQALIPHGGGLSVVHEQKQVVLPLPVAGLMSAEDGYAVARKYEQIDAEAKALGTKLRAPFMTLSFMALLVIPRLKLSDQGLFDGEQFQFTSLFA, encoded by the coding sequence ATGGAACAAGCCTTTGCCATAAGCGGAAATATTGTGGATGTATTGCACCGGCGCATATTCGCAGGAACACTCGAAATTGAGCAGGGGCGCATCGTTCGAATCCGGGAAGACAATACCATTTACGGGCAATATATCTGCCCGGGTTTTATTGATGCACATGTGCACATAGAAAGCTCATTGCTCATCCCCGCTGAATTTGCCAGGCTGGCCGTGGTACATGGCACCGTTGCCACCCTATCTGATCCGCACGAAATAGCCAATGTACTGGGCATTGCAGGCGTGGAATTCATGCTTGAAAATGCCGCACAGGTGCCTTTTAAATTCTTTTTTGGCGCTCCCAGTTGTGTGCCGGCTACCCGCTTTGAAACGGCCGGAGCCATACTCGATGCCCGGGCAGTAGAGCAATTGCTGCAAAGAAACGATATCTGGTATTTAAGTGAAATGATGAATTATCCCGGCGTATTGCAGCACGATGCGGAAGTGATGCGCAAAATTGCCCTGGCAAAACAATATCAAAAACCGATAGATGGACACGCACCGGGGTTGAGAGGCATACAGGCCCGACAGTATGCTGAGGCTGGCATCAGCACCGAGCATGAATGCACAACGCTTGAAGAAGCCCTGGACAAACTCGAAGCCGGCATGCACATCTTGATCCGGGAAGGCAGCGCAGCCCGCAATTTCGATGCACTTATTCCCCTGCTGAAGCAATTCCCCGAACGCATCATGTTTTGCAGCGATGACAAACATCCCGATAGCCTGGTGCTGGGCCATATCAACCAATTCGTGAAAAGAGCCTTATCCAAAGGGCATGCACTTTTTGATGTACTGCGCGCCGCCTGCCTGAATCCCATCATCCATTATCGGCTTCCCGTGGGCAAGTTGCAGGTAGGTGATCCGGCTGATTTCATTATACTCGATAATTTCGAGCGATTGCAGGTGCTTGCCACGTATGTTGAAGGTAAACTCGTTGCCCAGCAGGGTAAATCGCTCATTCCATCGATCCCATCCCGTACACCCAACCATTTTCATACACCAAAACTCAAGCTGGAAGACCTGGAAGTAAAAGCTCCATCGAACACGTCCTGCACCATCCGCGTGATTGAAGCTATGGATGGACAAATCGTGACCGGCGCTGCACAGGCAATTGCTCGATTACACGATGGAAAAATCGTAAGTGATACCCAGCAGGATTTGCTTAAACTGGTGGTGGTGAATCGATATAAGCCCGCAAGGCCGGCCATAGCCTTTGTCCGTGGATTCGGATTGAAACGCGGTGCCATCGCCTCTTCTGTTGCACACGACAGCCATAACCTGATAGCCGTAGGCACACAGGATGAAATGATATGGAAAGCCATTCAGGCACTTATACCCCATGGAGGGGGACTCAGTGTGGTGCATGAACAGAAACAGGTTGTGCTTCCCTTACCTGTGGCCGGATTGATGAGTGCAGAGGATGGTTATGCCGTGGCACGAAAATATGAACAGATAGATGCTGAAGCAAAAGCCCTGGGTACAAAGTTAAGGGCTCCCTTTATGACGCTTTCATTCATGGCTTTACTGGTTATACCGCGACTGAAGCTGAGTGACCAGGGCTTGTTCGATGGTGAACAATTCCAATTTACCAGCTTATTCGCTTGA
- a CDS encoding c-type cytochrome → MKYRQPLALVTIALILGIGMAFTRPSQQPQPAHPQNLKVLPKDIDHASLIKIMHDFSDALGFRCSNCHVARANGDMDFASDAKPEKREAREMMRMMKKINRKYFGVKGNFVDVYMNARITCYTCHHGEAHPAVAAGHPEKQGPMVPPPPPGAHP, encoded by the coding sequence ATGAAATATCGTCAGCCGCTTGCTCTGGTTACCATTGCCCTGATACTCGGTATAGGCATGGCTTTCACGCGTCCGTCCCAGCAGCCTCAACCCGCTCATCCACAAAATTTGAAAGTTTTACCTAAAGATATTGATCATGCCTCGCTTATCAAAATCATGCATGATTTCAGTGATGCATTGGGTTTCCGGTGTAGCAATTGCCATGTAGCCAGAGCAAATGGCGATATGGATTTTGCTTCGGATGCCAAACCGGAAAAGCGCGAAGCCCGCGAAATGATGCGGATGATGAAAAAAATCAATCGGAAATATTTTGGTGTGAAAGGCAATTTTGTGGATGTGTATATGAATGCCAGGATCACCTGTTACACCTGTCATCATGGCGAGGCTCATCCAGCAGTGGCTGCAGGCCATCCGGAAAAGCAAGGGCCGATGGTGCCGCCGCCCCCTCCAGGCGCACATCCTTGA
- a CDS encoding DUF6728 family protein, protein MKSIWQQILRYLYLRKRDPQAPHNTNIFLMHSMNRISILLFLVAVMILLVRLLKHFL, encoded by the coding sequence ATGAAAAGTATCTGGCAACAGATTCTCCGATATCTATATCTGCGCAAGCGAGACCCTCAAGCTCCGCATAATACCAACATTTTTCTGATGCACAGCATGAATCGCATCTCTATTCTGCTGTTTCTGGTGGCTGTAATGATATTGTTGGTGCGTCTGTTGAAACATTTTTTATGA